In a genomic window of Occallatibacter riparius:
- a CDS encoding AAA family ATPase yields the protein MDLTDFAFEPLRNSHEEFALYRGRARQSERPSVLLLTPSSSRPARESLKKLEHQYSFRDELDGAWAVRPLALSKYKEQQVLVLEDPGGEPLDGVIEGPMEMLQFLRLALGLASALSHLHKRNVIHKNVKPGNFLVDSSTGHAWLMGFGIASRLLRERQSPEPPEFIAGTLPYMAPEQTGRMNRSIDSRSDLYAFGIVLYEMLTGSRPFTASDPMGWVHCQIARQPVPPHELQNAPRAVSAIIMRLLAKTPEERYQTAAGVHCDLRRCLAEWESQGRIQEFVPGKQDTPDRLVIPEKLYGRAHEIETLLSAFDRVVAGRRPELVLVSGYSGIGKSALVNELHKPLVPPRGLFASGKFDQYKRDIPYATLAQAFQSLIRPLLSKSEEELSKWRKALREALDPNGLLIVDLVPELKLIIGEQSPVPELPLQAAQSRFQLVFRRFITVFARPEHPLALFLDDLQWLDAATLDLMEDLLTRTDLQHLMLIGAYRDNEVNSAHPLIRKLEAMRRSGAILQDIVLAPLALEHLGQLIAESLGCDLEGASPLAQLIETKTGGNPFFAIQFFSALAEEGLLTFDYDDQRWSWDLNRIHAKGYTDNVVDLMVRKLIRLPAETQKALQQLACLGNSAEFAILRIVYHDSEEDLHGQLWEGVRQGLIFRSEESYKFLHDRVQEAAYSLIPEELRAEAHLRIGRLLAAYTPPERLEEGIFEIVNQLNRGSHLVTSTEERERVAKLNFIAGKRAKVSTAYASALRLLAAGRSLLTDETWDSNYDLIFSIEYLTAECELLTADMAAAEDRLSMLAQRAKNAHDMAIVTRLRLTLYTTLDRSNRGVELCLEYLRHLGTDWSPTPTREEVMREHDRIRSLVGNRQIEELVDLPLMTDPAILDVLDVLTEAVTPSMYCDENLFSLVICHMVNLSLEYGNCDGSCFAYVWFAVIAGPYFGEYKDGFRFGRLGCELVEKRGLIRYQARTYMSFGNMVIPYARHALEGRELARRAFDAAYRIGDLTFAAYSRTKLITNFLTVGDPLAEVQPEAEKGLEFAQSVRFGLVIDLLIPQVKIIQTLRGLTPKFGSFDDGSFDESEFERHLASNPTFGLPEFWYCSRKVQARFFAADYATAVNVALRAQRLIYTSPSQLETADLRFYGALSHAAYLDSASVDQRPQHLEALTAHHRELKIWAEHCPENFENRAALVGAEIARIEGRILDAEQLYEKAIRSARENGFVHNEALANEVAARFYMERGFEKIAYVYLQDARYGYLRWGATGKVQQLDALYPRLRQSESVPGSSGAIGTSVEQLDLATVIKVSQAVSSEMVLEKLIDSLMRAALEHAGAERALLISSAQGELKTEAEATTAEGNVVVNLGIDAGIAAAIPESLIRYVMRTRESVIVKDGSSPNPFSVDPYIAQRRPRSILTMPLINRGKLISILHLENNLTPDVFTPDRIIVLKLLASQAAISLENSRLYRDIESRERKIGRLIDSNIIGVVIWDMDGRLLDANDAFLRMLGYDREDVKAGLRWFDMTPREWQEVHARYEADELAATGMMQAREKEYFRKDGSRVPVLIGAACFEDQPNQGVAYILDLTRQKQAEEALRRSEAHLTQAQRLAHVGSWVWQVAGPKVVHLSEECYRVYGFDPHGGIPTWQERLDRVHPEDRAKWQATIDRAIDQKADYEMEFRVLPPHSAVRYIHSVGSPVFGPSGEVVQYVGVDMDVTDRKQADEAFRHIVVGTAATTGSDFFQSLVQHVAQALHARYAFVTACDDQKHARSLAFWKGDHLGENFDWDISDTPCEKVLHGDVCHYRQGLHMFFPRDKFLADWRAESYLGVPMLDGGNRVIGHIAILDDKPMEADSRAIDLLKIFASRAAAELKRQKAEDELQAALEERERMREELSHLAHLNRVSTMGELTASLGHEIKQPIAAALTDAKTCLRWLSRDQPDVPEARDAASRVVKDATHASEIINRIGSLFKKGPLQRELIEVNQLIQEMIALLRIEADRHLVAFHIELSEGLPKINADRVQIQQVLMNLMLNGIEAMKDIGYVGELTIKSQKEGDAQILVSVRDTGVGLCPEYEKQIFNAFFTTKPGGTGMGLAISRSIIESHGGRLWATSNDGAGATFRFTLPIESSIAGAMVSGT from the coding sequence CAATGGAAATGTTGCAGTTCTTGCGCTTGGCACTCGGACTCGCAAGTGCGCTCAGCCACTTACATAAGAGAAATGTGATTCACAAAAATGTGAAGCCAGGCAATTTCCTTGTTGATTCCTCGACCGGTCACGCCTGGCTCATGGGCTTCGGGATCGCTTCACGGCTTCTGCGTGAACGTCAGTCACCTGAGCCTCCCGAGTTTATCGCTGGAACGCTCCCTTACATGGCGCCCGAACAGACGGGACGAATGAATCGTTCGATCGATTCGCGGAGCGACCTGTATGCCTTCGGCATAGTGCTTTACGAGATGCTGACCGGTAGTCGGCCCTTCACCGCTTCGGACCCGATGGGATGGGTACATTGCCAGATCGCGAGGCAGCCGGTACCGCCGCACGAACTGCAGAATGCGCCCCGTGCTGTTTCTGCGATCATCATGAGGTTGCTCGCCAAAACTCCCGAAGAGCGCTATCAGACCGCGGCCGGCGTGCATTGTGATCTGCGACGTTGTCTGGCTGAATGGGAGTCTCAAGGTCGCATCCAGGAATTCGTTCCCGGGAAACAAGACACCCCGGACCGGCTGGTGATTCCTGAGAAACTGTACGGGCGGGCGCATGAGATCGAGACTCTGCTCAGCGCTTTCGACAGAGTTGTAGCCGGTCGCAGGCCCGAATTGGTGCTGGTTTCCGGATATTCAGGCATCGGAAAATCCGCGCTCGTGAACGAACTCCATAAACCACTGGTTCCACCGCGGGGCCTTTTCGCGTCGGGCAAGTTCGACCAATACAAGCGCGATATTCCTTATGCCACTTTAGCGCAGGCATTTCAGAGCCTTATTCGTCCACTCCTTAGCAAGAGCGAAGAGGAGCTGAGTAAATGGCGCAAAGCCCTGCGAGAGGCGTTGGATCCAAACGGGCTATTGATCGTGGACCTCGTCCCGGAATTGAAGCTCATCATTGGTGAACAGTCACCAGTTCCTGAACTTCCGCTGCAGGCGGCGCAGAGCCGGTTCCAGCTCGTGTTCCGTCGATTCATCACCGTATTCGCGCGGCCGGAACATCCCCTTGCGCTCTTCCTTGACGACTTGCAATGGTTGGACGCTGCGACGCTCGATCTGATGGAGGACCTGCTGACCCGAACAGATCTGCAGCATTTGATGTTGATTGGTGCCTACCGAGACAACGAAGTGAATTCCGCTCATCCGCTGATCCGGAAACTGGAAGCGATGCGCCGATCCGGAGCAATATTGCAGGACATCGTACTTGCACCCCTGGCCCTTGAACACCTCGGACAGCTAATTGCGGAGTCTCTCGGGTGTGACCTGGAGGGCGCCAGCCCCCTTGCGCAATTAATTGAGACCAAGACTGGTGGTAATCCGTTCTTCGCAATCCAGTTCTTTTCTGCACTTGCCGAAGAGGGGCTGCTCACATTCGATTATGACGACCAGCGCTGGTCTTGGGACCTGAACCGCATCCATGCCAAAGGTTACACCGATAATGTGGTGGATCTCATGGTTAGGAAGTTGATCCGTCTGCCAGCCGAAACCCAAAAGGCACTACAACAACTTGCGTGCCTGGGCAACAGCGCGGAGTTTGCCATACTGCGGATCGTTTACCACGACTCGGAGGAGGATTTACACGGCCAGCTTTGGGAAGGGGTGCGACAAGGCCTCATCTTTCGTTCGGAAGAATCCTATAAATTCCTGCACGACCGTGTCCAGGAAGCTGCCTATTCCTTGATCCCCGAAGAATTGCGTGCGGAAGCTCATCTTCGAATAGGCCGGCTGCTCGCGGCGTATACCCCCCCGGAGAGGCTTGAAGAGGGGATTTTCGAGATTGTCAATCAGCTCAACCGCGGCTCTCACCTCGTCACGTCAACTGAAGAGCGTGAGCGAGTCGCTAAATTGAATTTCATCGCCGGCAAGCGCGCGAAGGTCTCCACAGCGTATGCCTCGGCGCTCAGATTGCTCGCAGCTGGCCGGTCATTGCTGACTGATGAGACCTGGGACTCTAACTATGATCTGATCTTTTCCATCGAATACCTTACGGCTGAGTGCGAACTGCTGACGGCGGATATGGCGGCAGCCGAAGATCGGCTTTCGATGTTAGCGCAACGTGCGAAGAACGCACACGATATGGCGATTGTGACACGTCTGCGCCTCACGCTTTACACCACTTTAGATCGGAGCAACCGCGGCGTGGAGCTCTGCCTCGAGTACCTTCGACACCTCGGCACCGATTGGTCCCCGACTCCGACGCGCGAGGAGGTAATGCGCGAACATGATCGAATTCGGTCTCTGGTGGGAAATCGCCAAATTGAGGAGCTCGTCGACCTGCCGTTAATGACCGATCCGGCCATCCTCGACGTTCTGGACGTGTTGACCGAAGCCGTGACGCCGTCAATGTATTGCGACGAGAATCTGTTTTCGCTCGTTATCTGTCATATGGTGAACCTGAGTCTCGAGTATGGTAACTGCGACGGTTCATGCTTTGCGTATGTGTGGTTTGCCGTCATCGCCGGGCCATATTTCGGCGAGTACAAGGACGGATTTCGCTTCGGGCGGCTTGGCTGCGAACTGGTCGAGAAGCGTGGGCTAATTCGCTATCAGGCCCGAACCTATATGTCTTTCGGAAACATGGTCATCCCGTATGCGAGACATGCCTTGGAGGGGCGCGAACTGGCACGTCGCGCCTTTGATGCCGCCTACAGAATCGGCGACCTTACATTCGCTGCTTATAGCCGCACGAAGTTGATAACGAACTTCCTGACAGTAGGAGATCCTCTCGCCGAAGTCCAACCGGAAGCCGAGAAGGGTCTCGAGTTCGCGCAGAGCGTGCGGTTCGGCCTCGTTATTGACCTCCTCATTCCACAAGTCAAGATTATCCAGACTCTCCGAGGTTTGACACCGAAATTCGGCTCCTTTGATGATGGGAGTTTCGATGAGAGTGAATTCGAGCGGCATCTGGCCAGTAATCCGACTTTTGGGTTACCGGAATTCTGGTATTGCTCTCGAAAGGTGCAAGCTCGCTTCTTTGCTGCAGACTACGCGACGGCAGTCAATGTAGCTTTGCGGGCTCAACGACTGATTTACACTTCCCCGTCACAACTCGAGACAGCAGACCTTCGCTTCTATGGCGCACTTTCGCACGCGGCATATTTGGATTCCGCATCGGTCGACCAGAGACCTCAGCATCTTGAGGCACTCACCGCTCACCACAGAGAGCTCAAAATATGGGCGGAGCATTGCCCGGAGAATTTTGAAAACCGCGCAGCTCTCGTTGGTGCCGAGATCGCACGCATCGAAGGTCGTATTCTCGACGCTGAGCAACTCTACGAAAAGGCAATCCGCTCAGCGCGGGAAAACGGCTTCGTCCACAACGAGGCATTGGCGAACGAAGTTGCTGCGCGGTTCTACATGGAACGTGGCTTCGAAAAGATCGCCTACGTCTATTTGCAGGACGCTCGCTACGGTTATCTTCGTTGGGGCGCAACTGGTAAAGTACAGCAACTCGATGCCCTATATCCTCGCCTTAGGCAATCAGAATCTGTCCCAGGCAGCTCTGGCGCCATCGGCACGTCGGTCGAACAGTTGGATCTCGCTACCGTAATCAAAGTGTCGCAGGCGGTCTCGAGCGAGATGGTTTTGGAGAAACTGATTGACAGCCTTATGCGGGCGGCTCTCGAACACGCTGGCGCCGAGCGTGCACTCTTGATTTCCTCGGCTCAAGGTGAACTGAAGACCGAGGCGGAAGCCACCACAGCCGAGGGTAATGTCGTGGTGAACTTGGGAATTGATGCTGGCATTGCAGCTGCGATACCGGAGTCACTTATACGATATGTGATGCGCACTCGTGAGAGCGTAATCGTTAAGGATGGATCGTCTCCGAATCCATTTTCCGTCGATCCGTATATCGCTCAGCGACGGCCTCGCTCCATTCTCACAATGCCATTGATCAACAGAGGCAAATTGATCAGCATTCTCCATCTTGAAAACAACCTGACACCTGATGTCTTCACCCCTGACCGCATCATCGTATTGAAACTGCTTGCGTCGCAGGCGGCAATTTCCCTTGAGAATTCGCGACTCTACCGCGATATTGAATCTCGCGAACGGAAGATCGGGCGATTGATCGATTCGAATATTATCGGAGTCGTCATCTGGGATATGGATGGACGGCTTCTCGATGCCAATGACGCATTTCTCCGTATGTTAGGGTACGACCGCGAAGATGTGAAAGCGGGGCTGCGATGGTTCGACATGACGCCTCGGGAATGGCAAGAGGTCCACGCTCGCTACGAGGCCGATGAACTTGCGGCGACCGGCATGATGCAAGCCCGTGAAAAGGAGTATTTCAGGAAGGACGGCAGCCGTGTGCCTGTCCTGATTGGAGCCGCTTGCTTCGAGGACCAGCCCAACCAAGGCGTTGCCTACATCCTCGATTTGACACGGCAAAAGCAGGCTGAGGAAGCTCTGCGGCGGAGCGAAGCTCATCTGACGCAGGCACAAAGACTCGCCCACGTGGGAAGTTGGGTTTGGCAGGTTGCCGGACCGAAGGTGGTGCATCTATCGGAAGAATGCTATCGCGTGTATGGTTTCGATCCGCACGGCGGCATTCCCACCTGGCAGGAGCGCCTAGATCGGGTTCATCCGGAGGACCGGGCCAAGTGGCAAGCAACAATCGATCGAGCAATTGACCAGAAAGCGGATTACGAGATGGAGTTTCGGGTTTTACCTCCGCATTCAGCGGTCCGGTACATCCATTCTGTCGGCAGCCCGGTTTTCGGTCCGTCCGGTGAGGTAGTGCAGTACGTGGGCGTCGATATGGACGTGACCGATAGGAAGCAGGCTGACGAAGCATTCCGTCACATCGTAGTGGGCACGGCGGCCACCACAGGCAGTGACTTCTTCCAGAGCCTGGTGCAGCATGTGGCTCAGGCGCTGCACGCCCGATATGCCTTTGTAACGGCCTGCGATGATCAGAAACATGCCCGCTCACTTGCCTTCTGGAAAGGCGACCATTTGGGGGAGAACTTTGATTGGGATATAAGCGATACGCCCTGCGAGAAAGTGCTCCATGGGGACGTCTGCCACTACAGGCAAGGGCTGCATATGTTCTTTCCTCGCGATAAGTTCTTGGCGGATTGGCGCGCAGAAAGCTACCTCGGCGTTCCGATGCTCGACGGCGGCAACCGCGTCATTGGCCACATCGCAATCTTGGACGACAAACCGATGGAGGCCGACTCGCGTGCCATCGATTTGCTTAAGATCTTCGCTTCCCGTGCGGCGGCTGAATTGAAGCGGCAGAAGGCCGAAGACGAACTACAGGCCGCCCTCGAAGAGCGGGAGAGAATGCGGGAAGAGCTCTCCCATCTCGCACATCTGAACAGAGTCAGCACGATGGGAGAGCTCACAGCCTCGTTGGGACATGAGATCAAGCAGCCAATTGCAGCCGCATTGACGGACGCAAAAACCTGTTTGCGATGGCTTTCTCGCGATCAGCCCGACGTTCCAGAGGCACGGGATGCAGCGTCGAGGGTCGTCAAGGATGCGACCCACGCAAGTGAAATCATCAATCGGATCGGCTCGCTGTTTAAGAAGGGTCCTCTTCAGCGCGAGTTGATCGAAGTAAATCAGCTTATTCAAGAGATGATCGCATTGTTGCGCATTGAAGCAGACCGGCATTTAGTTGCATTCCATATCGAATTGAGTGAGGGCCTGCCTAAAATCAATGCGGATCGCGTCCAAATACAACAGGTTCTTATGAATCTGATGCTCAATGGGATCGAGGCTATGAAGGACATAGGCTATGTCGGTGAACTCACGATCAAGTCGCAGAAAGAAGGCGATGCTCAGATCTTGGTCTCGGTCCGCGACACCGGTGTGGGACTATGCCCAGAATACGAAAAGCAAATCTTCAATGCTTTCTTCACTACGAAGCCGGGGGGTACCGGCATGGGACTAGCCATTAGCCGGTCCATCATCGAGTCGCACGGCGGCCGACTATGGGCAACTTCGAATGATGGAGCGGGAGCGACCTTTCGATTCACGCTGCCAATCGAATCCAGCATAGCCGGAGCTATGGTAAGCGGGACTTGA
- a CDS encoding RNA polymerase sigma factor has protein sequence MDQERSASDIQFVAIMTNHGYAPIADSSLSDLKNGPSEVSPLSDYHLASDEDLLTAARSSDELAFAELCGRYRKSLYKVASRIVRHREDAEDVVQDTFFRAYLHLGYFRGTCRFSSWLTRIAINTALMLLRRRRSRPEVPCDQRGNEERKWEIREFPDPSPNPEQAYEERQTHDKLSRAVTRLPPAHRSVMIQHLAHEKSMQEIADTIGISVAATKSRLLRARLRIRSAMEEVNSGKSKALKSQFAKPASGG, from the coding sequence ATGGACCAAGAGCGCTCGGCGTCCGATATTCAATTCGTTGCAATCATGACAAATCATGGCTACGCACCCATTGCTGATTCATCGCTATCGGACCTAAAGAACGGACCGAGTGAGGTTTCACCACTGTCCGACTACCATCTGGCATCAGATGAGGATTTGCTCACAGCCGCAAGATCTTCTGACGAACTCGCATTCGCGGAATTGTGCGGTCGCTACAGGAAGTCACTTTACAAGGTTGCATCCAGAATTGTGCGACATCGGGAAGATGCAGAAGATGTCGTGCAAGATACATTCTTCAGGGCGTACCTTCATCTGGGGTATTTCCGGGGTACCTGCCGCTTTTCCTCTTGGCTGACCAGAATCGCAATCAATACAGCGTTGATGCTCCTACGAAGAAGAAGGTCGCGTCCCGAGGTGCCGTGTGATCAGCGAGGAAACGAAGAACGCAAATGGGAGATCCGGGAGTTTCCCGATCCATCTCCAAATCCTGAACAGGCCTACGAAGAACGTCAGACCCATGACAAACTGTCGAGAGCCGTCACACGTCTTCCCCCCGCTCATCGCAGCGTCATGATCCAGCACCTCGCTCACGAAAAGTCAATGCAAGAGATAGCCGATACAATCGGCATCAGTGTGGCGGCGACCAAGTCACGCCTTCTGCGGGCGCGGCTCAGGATTCGTTCGGCAATGGAAGAGGTTAACTCTGGCAAGAGCAAGGCATTGAAGAGCCAATTCGCGAAGCCCGCAAGCGGCGGCTAA
- a CDS encoding response regulator transcription factor, whose amino-acid sequence MASAAAVPTVYIVDDDPLVRASIQGLLKSAGLHSIGFETAEQFWREAATDGPSCLILDVSLPGISGLDFQQQLRSAGRSIPIIFITGHGDIPMSVRAIKSGASEFLTKPFGDQDLLNAVEQGLAGHSISLREHAEISALEKRYDDLTHREKEVLELVVSGMLNKQIAAELGISEITIKVHRARAMRKMRAGSVAELVLMREKLRHARPSH is encoded by the coding sequence ATGGCATCTGCAGCTGCTGTCCCAACAGTGTACATAGTTGACGACGATCCTCTTGTACGTGCGTCGATCCAGGGACTTCTTAAGTCCGCCGGTTTGCACTCGATTGGATTCGAAACAGCGGAACAGTTCTGGCGAGAAGCGGCGACGGATGGTCCCAGTTGTCTCATCCTCGATGTGAGCCTTCCTGGGATCAGCGGTCTCGATTTTCAGCAACAGCTTCGCAGCGCAGGGCGGTCGATTCCCATCATCTTCATCACTGGACATGGAGATATTCCCATGTCAGTCCGAGCCATAAAATCTGGTGCATCGGAATTCCTCACAAAGCCTTTCGGAGACCAGGATCTGCTGAATGCGGTCGAACAAGGTCTGGCCGGCCATTCGATCAGCCTGAGAGAACATGCCGAGATCTCGGCCCTCGAAAAGCGATACGACGATCTAACGCACCGAGAGAAAGAGGTATTGGAATTGGTCGTTTCGGGAATGCTCAATAAGCAGATAGCCGCCGAACTAGGAATAAGCGAAATTACGATCAAGGTCCACCGTGCTCGCGCAATGCGCAAAATGCGCGCTGGTTCTGTCGCCGAACTCGTCCTGATGCGAGAGAAGCTACGACACGCCCGTCCATCACATTGA
- a CDS encoding response regulator transcription factor: MAIKEKPQLVAIVDDNEFVRIALEGLMKSVGFPALAFAHAEDFLASDRKQDTACLIVDIRLPGMSGLELQSKLNAERYRIPTIFITAHGDQEVRMKALRAGAVEFLTKPFDDEALLQSVRAALEC, from the coding sequence ATGGCTATTAAGGAAAAGCCGCAACTCGTTGCGATCGTCGACGACAACGAATTCGTCAGAATCGCCTTGGAAGGTTTGATGAAATCCGTCGGCTTTCCAGCTCTCGCGTTTGCGCATGCGGAGGACTTTCTGGCGTCAGACCGTAAACAGGATACCGCCTGTCTAATCGTCGACATCCGACTGCCGGGCATGTCTGGCCTGGAACTCCAATCAAAGTTAAATGCGGAGCGCTACAGGATTCCAACCATCTTCATCACCGCGCATGGCGACCAAGAAGTGCGTATGAAGGCTTTGCGTGCAGGAGCGGTGGAGTTCTTGACAAAACCGTTCGATGATGAGGCCTTGCTTCAAAGCGTGCGAGCGGCACTGGAATGTTAA
- a CDS encoding sigma-54 interaction domain-containing protein translates to MLSSVLPREKAFGGSPVECVDKISVTEHGQAERRFEQIIGNSPALESVLSSVKRVAPTDSTVLILGETGTGKELIARAIHKLSSRAGRPFIKVNCAAIPLDLLESELFGHEKGAFTGAIAQKLGRFEMADSGTLFLDEIGDLPLALQPKLLRVLQEQEFERLGSGRTHHINVRLAAATHRDLNTMVRRNEFRSDLYYRLNVFPIALPPLRERREDVEQLVLHFVDIYSRRMNKEIRHIPRETLDAFAAYSWPGNIRELQNLVERAVILSNDGIFPNPLPIEDEHSMGTATRSLGTFTDSQRALIQRALENTGWVIGGPHGAAARLGLKRTTLITKMRKLGISRPTFEDDQDDLLDRNSREQFGQTAID, encoded by the coding sequence ATGTTAAGTTCCGTTTTGCCTCGAGAAAAGGCGTTTGGGGGGTCGCCGGTGGAATGTGTTGACAAAATTTCGGTAACCGAACACGGCCAAGCTGAACGGAGGTTTGAGCAAATCATCGGCAATAGCCCAGCTCTGGAGTCCGTGCTGTCAAGTGTCAAACGAGTTGCGCCAACAGATTCGACAGTTTTGATCCTTGGAGAGACTGGGACGGGCAAGGAGTTAATCGCTCGAGCAATTCACAAACTCAGTTCACGCGCCGGTCGGCCGTTCATAAAGGTGAATTGTGCAGCGATTCCTCTCGACCTCTTGGAGAGCGAACTGTTTGGCCACGAAAAGGGAGCATTTACGGGGGCGATTGCCCAAAAACTTGGCCGATTCGAGATGGCCGATTCAGGTACCCTCTTCCTGGATGAAATTGGGGACCTCCCTTTGGCACTTCAACCGAAGTTGTTGCGAGTACTTCAAGAGCAAGAGTTTGAACGACTCGGAAGCGGACGAACCCACCACATCAATGTACGCTTGGCCGCAGCCACACATCGCGATTTGAATACGATGGTTCGGCGCAACGAATTTCGAAGTGATCTCTATTACCGCTTGAACGTGTTTCCCATCGCGCTGCCGCCGCTGCGGGAGCGGCGCGAGGATGTCGAGCAGCTGGTCTTACACTTTGTTGACATCTATTCACGCCGAATGAACAAAGAGATTCGCCATATCCCAAGGGAGACCTTGGATGCATTTGCGGCGTATTCCTGGCCAGGCAATATCCGGGAACTTCAGAACCTTGTGGAGCGTGCCGTAATCTTGTCCAACGATGGGATATTTCCTAACCCGCTGCCCATTGAGGACGAGCATTCGATGGGAACCGCGACTCGTTCATTAGGTACCTTCACTGATTCTCAGCGAGCACTGATTCAGCGAGCACTTGAGAATACTGGGTGGGTCATCGGCGGACCTCACGGGGCCGCCGCTCGGCTCGGATTGAAGCGGACAACCCTGATCACCAAGATGAGGAAGCTCGGGATATCGCGTCCGACTTTTGAAGATGATCAAGACGATTTGCTGGACCGAAATTCGCGTGAACAATTCGGGCAAACCGCTATCGATTAG
- a CDS encoding carboxypeptidase-like regulatory domain-containing protein, with product MSGAVTDVNGGIIPGATVTLLNPLTGDKRSTISDNGGSYTFGDLEPGAAYQITISAAGFVTWTSSTFTVDPAQIYFLPGSKLQLTGEVASVTVFASSEDVAAEQVKVEERQRVFGFIPNFYVVYEHDAVPLTAKLKFKLALKASTDPIIFAAVAFTAAIHQAGDTPDFGQGAKGYGQRLGALYANGFDDVMIGEAILPSLLHQDPRYFYQGTGSKRSRAFHALSNAFICKGDNGKWEPNYSNVGGDLAAGAISNLYYPRANRGTGIVFENAAIAAGGRMANGLVQEFILRRFTSHAGKRTP from the coding sequence ATGAGCGGCGCGGTTACCGATGTCAATGGCGGTATTATTCCAGGCGCGACTGTCACCCTTCTGAACCCGCTCACTGGGGACAAGCGATCGACGATATCGGACAACGGCGGATCCTATACTTTCGGCGATCTGGAGCCCGGGGCCGCATATCAGATCACGATAAGCGCAGCGGGCTTTGTCACATGGACCTCATCGACATTTACGGTGGATCCGGCCCAGATTTACTTTCTGCCTGGGAGCAAGCTTCAACTCACGGGAGAAGTGGCATCGGTAACGGTCTTTGCTTCCTCCGAGGATGTTGCGGCCGAACAAGTAAAGGTCGAGGAGCGACAGCGCGTATTCGGTTTCATTCCGAATTTCTATGTTGTCTATGAACACGATGCTGTGCCTCTTACTGCAAAGTTGAAATTCAAGTTGGCCTTAAAGGCCAGCACCGACCCGATAATCTTTGCCGCAGTTGCTTTCACAGCTGCTATACACCAGGCGGGCGATACTCCGGACTTCGGGCAGGGAGCGAAGGGCTATGGACAGCGGCTGGGCGCTTTGTATGCGAATGGATTCGACGACGTCATGATCGGCGAGGCCATATTGCCCTCGCTTCTGCATCAGGATCCCCGCTACTTTTATCAAGGGACGGGTTCAAAACGGTCTCGGGCCTTTCACGCCCTATCGAACGCCTTCATATGTAAGGGAGACAACGGCAAGTGGGAGCCAAACTATTCGAATGTCGGGGGGGACCTGGCGGCTGGTGCAATCTCTAACCTCTACTATCCCCGAGCGAATCGCGGCACGGGAATTGTATTCGAAAATGCGGCGATTGCAGCCGGGGGGAGAATGGCCAATGGGCTCGTGCAGGAATTCATTTTGCGGCGGTTTACGTCGCACGCAGGAAAGCGAACCCCCTGA
- a CDS encoding DoxX family protein — protein sequence MKRFKWNNKGKGSLILSTVSSAFWRFALGFSFLSADADRFAIWGVFGAPHSRVAHSYWLHSDRRMEPRRQNHSAQRRIPYLEIRMKSNTAQLTGNATEIVRLFARLALGASFLSAVADRFGVLGPHGAKNVSWGDFAHFADYTREVTSLFPSSLTVSFAWAATVAEALFGILLIVGFKTRTVSFLSGILLLLFAMGMATGLGIKAPLDYSVFSAAAAALLLGFWEPDRFTSDKLLNRPPTRKGYPVASHSKVDHVQIAPSNQAN from the coding sequence ATGAAGCGGTTTAAATGGAACAATAAGGGCAAGGGCTCCTTGATTCTGTCGACTGTCAGTTCTGCATTCTGGCGTTTTGCACTAGGGTTCTCTTTCCTGTCAGCGGATGCGGATCGGTTCGCCATCTGGGGGGTCTTTGGCGCGCCCCATAGCAGGGTTGCTCATTCTTACTGGCTGCATTCGGACAGGAGGATGGAGCCTAGACGACAAAACCATTCTGCTCAACGCCGTATTCCTTACTTGGAAATACGGATGAAGTCAAACACTGCGCAACTCACCGGGAACGCGACAGAAATCGTCCGTCTGTTCGCACGGCTCGCGTTAGGAGCTTCTTTCCTTTCCGCTGTGGCTGATCGTTTTGGTGTATTAGGGCCGCACGGAGCGAAGAATGTCTCATGGGGAGACTTCGCTCATTTCGCCGATTACACGCGAGAGGTGACGTCGCTCTTCCCGAGTTCATTGACGGTGTCGTTTGCATGGGCAGCTACCGTGGCGGAGGCGCTCTTTGGGATATTGCTCATCGTCGGTTTCAAAACACGAACAGTCTCCTTCCTCTCCGGTATTCTTCTTCTGCTCTTTGCGATGGGCATGGCCACAGGTCTTGGTATCAAGGCGCCATTAGATTATTCGGTCTTTTCCGCGGCCGCTGCAGCACTCTTACTGGGGTTCTGGGAGCCTGACAGATTTACGTCGGACAAGCTCCTGAACCGACCACCCACGCGAAAGGGATATCCGGTCGCGAGCCACAGTAAGGTCGATCACGTGCAGATTGCGCCTAGCAATCAAGCCAACTAA